The following coding sequences are from one Shewanella violacea DSS12 window:
- a CDS encoding ATP synthase subunit I translates to MSKILARRGRWSAYKLVLMQAAVAGGASIVFFALWGVQYGLSALAGAAIAVLPNFVFATLAFSHTGASSSVKVVKDFYWGEAVKLLLTIAMFSLVFINWKVGFMPLFVCYTLALIVHWTAPLFFKQS, encoded by the coding sequence TTGAGTAAGATTTTAGCACGTCGTGGCCGGTGGTCTGCCTATAAATTGGTTTTGATGCAGGCGGCGGTGGCTGGGGGTGCTTCAATTGTCTTTTTCGCTTTGTGGGGAGTTCAGTATGGTTTATCTGCTTTGGCAGGTGCTGCTATCGCTGTTCTCCCTAATTTTGTATTCGCAACCCTAGCTTTCTCTCATACGGGAGCAAGTTCATCGGTGAAAGTTGTTAAAGATTTTTACTGGGGGGAAGCGGTAAAGTTGCTGTTAACCATAGCTATGTTTTCGCTGGTGTTTATCAATTGGAAGGTCGGTTTTATGCCACTTTTCGTTTGTTATACCTTAGCGCTAATCGTGCATTGGACGGCTCCTTTATTTTTCAAGCAAAGTTAA